Proteins from a genomic interval of Flammeovirgaceae bacterium SG7u.111:
- a CDS encoding sulfatase: protein MSKTFQIPYELTMKFTLPLLLILLYLSACNSTKEEAQTEEKRPNILFAISDDQSFAHTSFAGAKFVNTPAFDRIANEGIYFKNCIAGSPGCAPSRSAIVTGRYPWQNEQSGQHASSWMKKHVPFIDLLDANGYKTGRTGKGVGPFYFDKNGENPTWRASDPGGKLHSNITYGKDNDERTGGGISSKNYFANFKFFLDSVVTDEPFFFWYGGHEPHLPYEQYSWKKNQKQLESAEVPGFLPDVDVAQGDLLDYAVEIEWFDLHLMRMLDYLEEIGELDNTIVIVTADNGMPFPRAKANGYEYGIHVPFAVRYPKSFPGKRVVGDVIDFTDIAPTILEMTGTSPEGMMAISGKSIRDILESDKEGMVHESNKYAFSGRERHSSSRYQNWGYPQRMIRSEDYLLVWNAKPDRWPAGAPQRIKPETKGELLPMYGIDDDGKFHSDWAYTDIDAIPTKSFIVENRENPKFKKYFGWATAKRQEFELFDIKKDPYCITDLSGDENLAVVEKELKKALFAKLTETQDPRVVGPDKEIFDSYIRYSRMREFPKPE from the coding sequence TTGAGTAAAACTTTTCAAATCCCTTACGAACTTACTATGAAATTCACATTGCCTTTACTCCTTATTTTGCTTTATTTAAGTGCTTGTAATTCTACAAAAGAAGAAGCTCAAACCGAAGAAAAACGTCCCAATATTCTATTTGCTATTAGCGACGACCAGTCCTTTGCCCACACAAGTTTTGCTGGGGCTAAGTTTGTAAATACCCCCGCCTTCGACCGAATTGCCAACGAAGGGATCTATTTTAAAAATTGCATAGCAGGTTCTCCGGGTTGCGCCCCTTCCCGGAGTGCTATAGTAACAGGGCGCTACCCTTGGCAAAATGAACAATCGGGGCAACATGCTTCCTCGTGGATGAAAAAGCATGTTCCATTCATAGATTTACTCGATGCAAATGGCTACAAAACCGGGCGGACTGGAAAAGGGGTTGGACCTTTTTATTTCGATAAAAACGGAGAAAATCCGACTTGGAGAGCGAGCGATCCGGGAGGGAAACTCCACAGCAATATTACTTATGGAAAAGACAACGATGAGCGGACAGGAGGCGGGATAAGTTCAAAAAACTACTTTGCCAACTTTAAATTCTTTTTAGATTCTGTGGTAACCGATGAGCCATTTTTCTTTTGGTACGGAGGGCATGAACCACATTTGCCCTACGAGCAGTATTCTTGGAAGAAAAACCAAAAGCAGTTGGAGTCAGCCGAAGTTCCGGGTTTTTTGCCCGATGTAGATGTAGCCCAAGGCGATTTGCTGGACTATGCAGTGGAAATAGAATGGTTCGACTTGCACCTGATGCGGATGCTCGATTACCTAGAGGAAATAGGGGAATTGGATAACACCATCGTGATCGTTACAGCCGATAATGGGATGCCTTTTCCAAGGGCTAAAGCGAATGGGTATGAATACGGAATCCATGTGCCTTTTGCAGTTCGCTACCCAAAAAGTTTTCCCGGCAAGAGGGTGGTGGGAGATGTGATTGATTTTACCGATATAGCACCGACCATTTTGGAGATGACAGGAACAAGTCCTGAAGGGATGATGGCTATTTCGGGGAAAAGTATCCGTGATATTTTGGAGTCTGATAAGGAAGGAATGGTTCATGAATCAAATAAATACGCTTTTTCTGGCAGGGAGCGCCACTCCTCATCTCGGTACCAAAACTGGGGTTATCCGCAACGAATGATCCGAAGCGAGGATTATTTGCTAGTATGGAACGCAAAACCTGATAGGTGGCCGGCTGGAGCTCCTCAAAGGATCAAACCTGAAACTAAAGGCGAGTTATTGCCCATGTATGGAATAGATGATGATGGGAAATTCCACAGTGATTGGGCATATACCGATATCGATGCCATCCCAACCAAAAGCTTTATAGTAGAGAACAGAGAGAACCCGAAATTCAAAAAGTACTTTGGATGGGCGACAGCCAAACGGCAAGAATTTGAGCTTTTCGATATTAAAAAAGACCCTTACTGTATTACTGATTTGAGTGGAGATGAAAACTTGGCTGTAGTGGAAAAAGAACTGAAAAAAGCCTTGTTTGCCAAGCTAACAGAAACTCAAGACCCTCGGGTCGTTGGCCCAGATAAGGAAATATTTGATAGCTATATTCGGTACAGCAGGATGCGAGAGTTTCCGAAGCCGGAGTAA